A stretch of the Campylobacter sp. 19-13652 genome encodes the following:
- a CDS encoding type II toxin-antitoxin system YafQ family toxin, translating to MIYKIKYSKKFKTSFKKLNIKSQELVYEVIYKLANDKPLETKHKDHALRGKYSGFRDCHVLPDLVLIYRKDKDVLELALANAGKHAEVFR from the coding sequence TTGATTTATAAAATCAAATACTCAAAGAAATTTAAAACTTCATTTAAAAAGTTAAACATCAAATCACAAGAGCTGGTTTATGAAGTGATTTATAAGCTAGCAAACGACAAACCACTTGAAACAAAACACAAAGACCACGCATTAAGGGGCAAATATTCAGGCTTTAGAGACTGCCACGTCTTGCCTGATTTGGTGCTAATATACCGCAAAGATAAAGATGTACTAGAGCTTGCTTTAGCTAATGCGGGTAAGCATGCGGAAGTATTTAGATAG